Below is a genomic region from Gemmatimonadales bacterium.
TGAACCGCCATCAAACCATCTCCGCCGAGCGGCGGCGCACCAGCTCGCGCAGCCCGTGACGGCCCAGCAGGAGAACGCCGAGGGCCAGCACCGGCAGGACCTGAACGGCCTGGAGGGCGAGTCCCGCCGCGAGCGCTGGGGGCGTGGGGATCCCGCCTGGCTTGAGCGCGAGCACCACGGCACCCTGGACCACCCCCACGTTCCCCGGAGTGAGCCGCAGAATCCCACCGACGTTCGACAGGATCAGCGCGAGTACCGAGAGGGCCGGGGTCACCGCCACGTGACTGGCCACGATGACCCAGTGGTAGGTCGCCCATTGCAGCAGCCAGCTGAGGACGCCGAGCGCCACGGGTAGCGCCAGGTCGGCGGGACGCCAGCCGTTCCCGCCGCTGATCTCCTCCCGGCTGCGCCGGAGAAACGGCGCCACGCGGAACAGCAGGTCGGCCCCGGCCATCAGAACGACGCCGGCGCCGAGCACCCGCCAGCGGTGGGTGGGCGCCAGAAAGAACCCCGCACCGGTCAGGAACACGCCGAGCGCGGCCGCTTCCGCCACTCGGCTGGCGAGGATGGAGCGCGCCCCCAGCGTGAGCGGCACGCCGTCCCAGGTCGACGCCAGCTGCATGCGGGCCGCCTCGCCGCTCAGCGCGATGCTCACGCAATTCACCGCGGCACCGCCAAAGGTGGCCGCCTGGGCGGTGCGGAAGCGGATCGGCGCGAGCCGGCGAAGCAACACCTGCCAGCCTACGCCCTTGAGCGAGAGCGAGAGCAGGTTGAGAACCGCCGCCGCCGCCAGGGTCGCGAGGTCCGCATCGAGCAGCGTCTGCCACGAGCTGCGCCAGGGGAAGTGGAGGGCGAAGCGGACGGCGAACACGGAGACGAGCGCCACGAAAGGCCAGATCCACCAGCGGCGCTTCACCCGGCCTCCAGTTGGTCCAGACTCCGGAGCTCGTAACCCATTTCCCGGCAGTCGTCGATGATTCCCGGCAACGCTTCCGCCGTCTGGGTCCGGTCGCCCGCCGGTTCATAGCCGTCGCCATCGTGCAGCAGGAGAATCGCGCCGGCCCGGATCCGGCGGCGGACCCGCGCGCGGATCACATCCGCTCCAGGGCGGGCCGAATCCCACACGCCCAGCGTCCAGCCGAATACTCGGTAGCGGTAGCGCGCCACCACTCGGTGAACGAACGGATTTCGATACCCGTGGGGCGCACGGAACGCCCGGGGATGAACCCCGGTCAGCTCGACGATGGCGCTATGGGCCCGCCCGACCTCCTCTGAGATCCGTCGGGGTCCCAGGAGCGCAAGCTTGGCATGGGTGAAGGTGTGATTCCCGATGCCGCAGCCGGCCGCCGCCACGGCGCGGGCCAGCTCGGGATAGCGCTCGACGTAGCGGCCCACCATGAAGAACGTGGCGGGGACCCGCTCCTGCTCCAGCACACGGAGGATGCGTCCCGTGGCTCGCGGGTTGGGCCCATCGTCGAAGCTCAGGTAGACACCTCGATCCCGCGGTCCCCGCCCGATGACGGGACCGAACACCCTGCTGTTGGCCCCCACCATTCCCCGCATCACGACGGCTGCCGCGCTGCTGGCGCTGAGCACGCTCGCAGTCAGCACGAGAGCACGCGCCGGTAGAGTCGGATCACCTGCCGCGCGATCCGGGGCCAGGCGAACCGATCGGCCTTGGCCCGGCCGGCCTCGCCCATGGCCTGGAGGCGCCGGCGGTCCTGCAGCAGCTCCAGCACCGCGAGCGCCCAGGCGTCCGGCCGATGGCTCGGTACCAGGCGCGCCTCGGTGCCATGCGCCACCAGCTCGCGGAATCCGGTAATGTCGGAGGCCAGGATCGGCGTCCCGCAGGCCATCGCTTCGAGCAGCGTAATGCCGAACGAAGCTTTGGTGGTCGGGCAGAGATACAGGTTCGCTCGGGCGTAGTGAGAAGGCCGATTGCCGTTGACGCGGCCCACGAACTCCACGCGCTCTCCCAGCGGGCGCGCCAGCCGCTCGTAGAGCGGGCGGAGCGGGCCGTCGCCGGCGATCGTGAGCCGGGCCGCCGGATGGTGCTGGAGGATGCACGGGAGGGCCTTGAGAACGGTATCGAGTCCGTTGCGAGGGTCGAGCCGACCGAGAAAGAGCAGTTCCGGATCGCCGGTTGGCGGCTCCCGCGCGGCATCGGGACGGAAGAACTCCGTATCCACACCGTTGGGAATGATCTCCCAGTCGCTCTCGAAGTAGCGGGCATGAGCGTCCACGACCGGCTGGCTCACGGCGATCGCCGCGGCGTGCTGATCGAGCCGCCGCTGCAAGGGCCGGCGGAACAGCCGACAAAGCACGGAACTCGAGAACCACGAATGAAATGTAGCGACTACCGGGAGGCCGAGCTCCCACGCCGCGTCCGGCGCCGCCAGGCCCAGCGTGGGAGTGAGGCCCCCATGCACGTGGACCAGGTCGATCCGCTCCCGTCGGAACTGCTCGCGGAGCTGGCGCCTGAGGCCGAAGCCGGTGGTGATCCGGGCGAATGAGCCGGCGCTGTAAATGGTCCGGCTCGAGCCGATACGACGCACGAACGGAGGATCGCCGCTGCCGGGCAGGTCGTGGGCCCGGGCGGGCCTCCCCATCCGTGCGGTGACGATGACGGTCTCGTGGCCGGCGCGGTTGAGCTCACCGGCCAGATGGTGGACATGCTCGGTGACCCCGCCCAGGTGGGGATAGTAGAACTCGCTGACCAGCGCGATCCGCATGCGTCCGACCACCTCGAAACGATCTGGAGACGAGGTGGCAAGAACATGGCCACTGGAGAACAGGGCGGCGCCGATCGATCGTCCCGCATCGCTCTGCCGTCTCGCGCGCGAGTCTGCTCGGGGGCCCCCCGGAGTCGAGACTTTCTGTCCCATGTCGGCGCCCCCGCGCCATTCTGTCCCGAGCGTCCGCTGCCGGGCGCACGGCTCTCATTGGATTTCGCCCCGAGGTAAATTCCGCCTGGCTGGTCGCCCCGGCGTTGAGCGCACACGGTCCCATCCATCCCGTTCAGGTCCGGACCCCCGAATCGGAGTGCCATGTGCTGGTCCCGAAGCTGGTCACCACGCTCAAGACCTACACCCGCGCTCAGCTCGTCGCCGACGTCCAGGCCGGATTGATCGTTGGCGTGGTGGCGCTGCCGCTGGCGATCGCCTTCGCCATCGCCAGCGGCGTCACCCCGGACCGTGGTCTCTACACCGCGGTCATCGCCGGGTTCCTCATCTCGGCGCTGGGCGGATCCCGAGTGCAGATCGGCGGACCCACCGGCGCATTCGTCGTGATCGTCTACGGGATCGTGCAGAAGTACGGCGTGGACGGCCTGGTGGTAGCGACCCTAATGGGCGGCGTCATCCTCGTGGGGTTCGGCCTCGCTCGGCTGGGCGGCGCGATCAAGTTCATCCCCTTCCCGGTGGTCACCGGGTTCACCAGCGGCATCGCCCTGATCATCTTCTCCAGTCAGGTCAAGGACCTGCTCGGGCTGGAGATGGCTGCCCTCCCTGCGGACTTCATCGCCAAATGGAGCGAGTACGCGCGCCACCTTCACACGGTTGACCTGACGACCGTGCTGGTTTCGGTGCTGACGCTCGCCATTCTGGTCGTGTGGCCGAGAATCTTCGCCAGGGTACCGGGCCCATTGGTGGCACTGGTCGTGAGCACCACAGTGGTACAGGCGTTTCACCTGCGGGTCGACACCGTGGGGAGCCGGTTCGGCATGGTCAACGCGGCGTTCCCGCATCCGGCGCTTCCCCACGTCACCTTCGCAATGGCCCAGGCGCTGGTCGGGCCCGCGTTCACCATCGCCTTCCTGGCCGGGATCGAGTCGCTCCTCTCCGCCGTGGTGGCCGATGGGATGATCGGCGGGAAACACCGCTCGAACATGGAGCTGGTGGCGCAGGGCGTGGCCAACATCGTGTGTCCTCTTTTCGGCGGCATTCCGGCCACGGGCGCGATCGCCCGCACCGCCACCAACGTCAAGAACGGGGGGCGGACGCCCGTCGCCGGGATGGTCCATGCGGTCACGCTCCTCCTCGTTACGCTTTTCTTTGGCCGATGGGCCGGACTGATCCCGATGGCCGCGCTGGCCGGCATCCTGGTGCTGGTCTCCTACCATATGAGCGAGTGGCGGACGTTCCGGGCCGAGTTCAGGGCGCCCAAGAGCGACCTGGCGGTGTTGCTCACTACGTTTCTCCTCACCGTGCTGGTCGACCTCACCGTGGCCGTGGAAGTGGGGATGTTGCTCGCGGCCTTCCTCTTCATGCGCAGGATGTCGGAGGTCACCAACATCAGCGCATTGACCCGCGAGTTCCAGGAGGACGGGGACGACTTCGACCGCGATCCCAACTCGGTCCGCCGTCGCGCGGTTCCCCCCGGAGTGGAGGTTTACGAGATCAACGGCCCATTCTTCTTCGGTGCGGCGGAGAAGTTCAAGGAGACGATCACCCAGGTGCGAAGCAGGCCGAGAGTACTTATCATCCGTATGCGAAACGTTCCTGCCATGGACTCGACCGGCCTCAACGCACTCCGCGATGTGGTGAACCGGTTCCGGCGGGCTGGAACCCGTGTGATCCTGTCCGACGTGCACGCCCAACCGATGGTGGCGCTCCAGCGCTCCGCGCTGAGCGAGGAAATCCCCGAGGACGATCTGGTCGGCAACATCGACGACGCGCTCAATCTCGCGCGGATCGAGATCGGTCTGGCCCCGGAAGCCCGCCCCGAATTCGCGGTGCCCACCGTGGCCCGCGAGGAGCTCCGCGGGCAGCCTCGGCCGCCCACCTGATCCGCCGATGGGCCTCCAGCAACTGATCATCCGGCACGGGCTCCTGGCCGTGTTCATCGGGTCGGCCTTCGAAGGCGACTTCACGCTCATTCTGGCCGGGGTGGTCTCCCACCTCGGGTTCTTTCCGTTCCCCCTGGCGGTCGCCGTGGGGGCGCTGGGGAGCTTCCTCGGCGACTCCATCTGGTATGTCCTGGGTCGATTTCGGGGGCCACGCTTCCGCGCCGGCCGCCTCTACCGCCGGGTCGGCCCCAGGATCCAGCGTCTGGCCGACCGCTTCGGCCCCTGGCAGCTGATCCTGTCTCGCTTCGTCTACGGCAGCAAGGCCGCGAGCATGGTGTTCTGGGGCCTTCATGACCTCAAGTTTCGCCGCTTCGGGCCCATCGACGGGATCGGGTGCGTGCTGGGTAGTGCCGTGTTCACCGGACTCGGCTATGTGGTGAGCGGCAGCGCCACCCTGCTGCTCGGCCGGGTCCGCCGGGTGCAGCTCTGGTTGCTGGGGGCGGTGCTCGCGGGCGCGGTGCTGGTGCTGATCATTCACCTCACCGCCAAGCGGGAGCTCCACCTGGAGGAGATGGAGCCGGCGGACGAGTGAGCGCTGCAGAAAACGTCGCTTGCCTCCGCTCGGGGCTGGAGCGACCTTTCAGCATGGATCCCGATCTCCTGCTCGCGGGGCTGGCGACCGGTAACACGGCCGCGCTGGCACGCGCGATCTCGGTGGTCGAGAACGGTCGTCCCGGCTTCGAGCGCCTGCTGGCGGAGGTGCACCGCTCGATCGGCCGGGCCCGGCGGATCGGCGTCACCGGCCCACCGGGGGCGGGAAAGTCGACTCTGGTCGAACGGGTCGTCGCGGCCTATCGGGCAGCCGGCCTCCGGGTGGCCGTCATCGCCGTGGATCCGACCAGCCCCTTCACCGGCGGCGCCTTGCTGGGCGACCGCATCCGCATGGAATCCGTGGCCCTGGATCAGGGCGTCTACATCCGCTCGATGGGCAGCCGCGGCTCCCTGGGTGGGCTCGCCACCACCACCGGAGAGGTCGCCGACCTGCTCGACGCGGCCGGATTCGACCGGATCCTGCTCGAGACCGTCGGCGTCGGCCAATCCGAGCTCGACGTCGCCCGGATGGTGGACACGACCATCCTCATGCTGGTGCCCGAGTCGGGCGATGGCATCCAGACGCTGAAGTCGGGGGTCATGGAGATCGCCGACGTCTTCGTGGTGAACAAGGCCGATCGGCCGGGAGCGGAGAAGCTCCGGCAGGAGATCGAGGTCACCCTCGGCATCCGGCGGGGGAACGCCTTCCGCGGCCTTCCGGCGCACCATGGCTTTCAAGGCCGGCGCACCGCCGCGCCCGTCGTGGCGCGCGCGCCGGCCGATCAAGTCTGGGACCATCCGGTGGTGCTCGCGACCGCCACGGCGGGCGAGGGGATCCCCGAGCTGCTGACCCTGCTCGACCGGCACCACGAGTGGCTCGGGGCCACCGGGGAGCTGACCGTCCGCCGGCGCCGTCGGCTGCTCGATCGCACGCGTGAGGTGGTGAACCGCGCCACCCGCCGCTGGATCTGGGAGGAGACCCGGGCCGAGTCGATGATCACCGAACGGCTCGATGAGGTGGTGGAGGGACGGTTGAGTCCCTACGACGTGGCCACCGAAGTGCTCGAGGGCATTCGACAAGGCGAGCGGATATGACCACCTGGGGCACCGATCTGGACGAGGCGACGGCGCGACGGCTGGCCCAGCAGGAGCGCGAGCTCGAGCGGCTCCGCGCCGAGGTGGCGGCGTGGCGGGCGCGGGCGAGCGGGCTCCCGATGCGGGACGACGTGGACTTCACCTCGGTGTCCGGCCGCGTCGTCGACCCGGTCTACACCCCGCTCGATCTGGCGCCCGACGTAATCTCCGCCACCGGGCTGCCCGGCGAGTTCCCCTACACCCGCGGCATCCATCCCACGATGTACCGCGGCCGGCTGTGGACCATGCGGCAGTTCGCCGGCTTCGGCACCGCCGAGGACACCAACGCGCGCTACAAGTTCCTGCTCGAGCGAGGCCAGACGGGGCTCTCGGTGGCCTTCGACTTTCCCACCCTCATGGGCTACGATGGCGATCACCCCCGGGCGGAGGGTGAAGTCGGCAAGTGCGGCGTGGCGATCTCCAGCCTGGCGGACATGGAGACCCTGTTCGATGGCATTCCCCTGGACCAGGTCTCCGTGTCGATGACGATCAACGGGCCGGCGTCGATGCTCTTCTGCTTCTACGTCGCGGCCGCGGAGCGCCAGGGCGTGCCGATCCACCAGCTTCAGGGGACGATCCAGAACGACATCCTCAAGGAGTACATGGCGCAGCACGCCTGGATCTTTCCCGCCGAGCCGGCGCTCAAGATCATCGTCGACCTGTTCGAGTGGGCGGCCGAGCACACCCCCAACTGGAACACCATCTCGATCTCGGGCTACCATATCCGTGAGGCCGGCGCCACCGCCGCGCAGGAGCTCGCCTTCACGCTCGCGAACGGCTTCTGCTACGTGGAGCATGGCCTGGCGCGCGGCCTCGATGTCGACGCCTTCGCGCCGCGGCTCTCCTTCTTCTGGGACGTGCACAACGATTTCCTGGAGGAGATCGCCAAACTGCGGGCCGCGCGCCGGATCTGGGCGCGCCACATGCGCGACCGCTACGGCGCCCGGGAGCCCCGCAGTTGGCGGATGCGATTCCATTGCCAGACGGCCGGCGTGACCCTCACGGCGCAGCAGCCGCACAACAATGTCGTGCGGGTGGCCTACCAGGCGCTGGCGGCGGTGCTGGGCGGCACCCAGTCGCTGCATACCAATGCGCTGGACGAGACCCTGGCGCTCCCCACCGAGGAGTCGGTGCGGATCGCGCTCCGGACCCAGCAGATCCTGGCCTATGAGACCGGGGTGGCCAACGTGGCCGATCCGTTGGGCGGCTCCTATTGCGTCGAGGCGCTCACCGACGGGCTGGAGCGCGAGGCCGAAGGGCTCTTTGCCGAGATCGACGCCCAGGGCGGCGTGGTCCGGGCCATCGAGACCGGCTGGTTTCAGCGGCAGATCGCCCACTCGTCCATGCGGTTCCAGGCGGAGGTGGAGCAGGGCCGGCGGACCATCGTGGGCTTGAACGACTTCGTCGAGGAGGCGGAGGCCCCGGTCCAGATCCTCAAGGTGGGCGATGCCGCCGAGCGCACCCAGCGGGCGCGGCTGGCCCGGCTCCGCGGCACCCGCGACGCGGCCCTCGTGGCGGAGCGCCTGAGTGCGCTCCGCGCGGCCGCCGCCGAAGATCGTAACATCATTCCGGCCATGCTGGATTGCGCGCGAGCCTACTGCACGCTCTACGAGATCCGGCATGTGCTCGAGGAGACATATGGCAGCTACCGCGAGCCGGTCTTTTTCTGACGGCGCCCAGACCAGCATCGCCTCGGTGGAGGACCGTTTGCAGCGGCTCACCACCGTGCGCTCCGACCGCCACCGGGTGGTCACCTGCTATCTCAAGCTGGAGCCCCGCGACCGGAGCCGGGGCAAGTATCTCATCAAGATCAAGAACCGGGTGCGGGACGCCGTTCGCGCGCTCCCCCGGCTGGGTCTCGAGCGCTCGGCCCAGGAGGCGGTGGAGCGCGACCTCGAGCGGGTGCAGCAGTACATCCGGAATCCCGCCAATCTGCCGAGCACCCAGGGCATCGCCATCTTCGCCTGCGAAGGGATCGGCTTGTTCGAGGCCATCCCGCTGCCCGTGGTGTACCGCTCGCGCCTGGCGGTGGACGCCACTCCGCTGGTCCGGGAGCTGGCCTCGGTCGAGGACGAGTTCGGCCGGCTGCTGACGGTGGTGCTCGACCGGACCAGCGCCCGGTTCTTCGAGGTGACCGCCTACGACGCGGTCGAGCTGCCCGGCCTGCGGGCCGACAGCACCAGAGGCAAGCGGTTCCGGGGAGACCAGGACGGGCCGGGCTGGGGCGAGCACACCTACAACAACCGAATCCGGCAGGAGAAGCAGCGGCACCTGGAGGCGATCGCCCGCGAGCTCTTTGCCATCGACCGGCGGCAGCCGGCCAACGGCATCGTCATCGCCGGCACCGGGATCGACGCCCGGGCAGTCGAGCCGTTCCTGCACAACTACCTGGTCGAGCGCGTGATCGGCACGGCCAAGCTGAATCCCAAAGGGGTCACGCCTGCCATCGTGCATGGCGCCACCCTCGCCGTCCGCGAATCGTGGGAGCGGGAGGCCGAGCGGGCCGCCGTGCGCCGGGTGCAGGAGAGCCTGGGCACCGGCTGGGCGGTGAACGGCATCGACCCCACGCTGCGCGCCCTGGCGCGAGGCCAGGCGCGCACCCTGCTGGTGAACGCCGACGCGAGCGAGCCCGGGTTCCGCTGCGGAGACTCGGGACGGCTGGCCCGCACCGAGCGCGAGTGCCGGGCCGAGGGCGAGCCGATCGCCGTGCTCGACATCGTGGACGACGCGATCGAGGAGGCCCTGCGTCAAGGGGTGGATGTCGAGGTGATCTACGAGCCGGAGGCCCGCGAGGCGGTCGAGGGACTCGGCGCGATGTTGCGGTTCCGCTGAGGAGTGGCCGGCTCCCTCAGCGGGCCCTACCGGGCCATTCTCTTCGACGCCGGGAACACCCTGCTGTTCCTCGACTACCCCAGGCTCGCCGAGTCGGTCGGGAAGGCGCTCGGGATTCCGCTGAGCGCGGCGGCGCTGGCCGCGGCCGCCGGACCCGCAACGGAGGCCATGGAAGGCTCGCGGGCGGCGGAGCAGGAACGGGCGGTCGCCTTCTTCGAGGCGCTGTTCCGCGGCGCCGGGGTGCCCGAGGATCGCCTGGGGGAGTTGCGCGAGTGTCTCGCCGCGCTCCACGGCGAGCGCCATCTCTGGAGCCGTACCGCGGTCGATGCTCCCTCGGCTCTGAGTCGCCTCCGGGCCGCCGGGCTCAAG
It encodes:
- a CDS encoding lysylphosphatidylglycerol synthase transmembrane domain-containing protein, coding for MKRRWWIWPFVALVSVFAVRFALHFPWRSSWQTLLDADLATLAAAAVLNLLSLSLKGVGWQVLLRRLAPIRFRTAQAATFGGAAVNCVSIALSGEAARMQLASTWDGVPLTLGARSILASRVAEAAALGVFLTGAGFFLAPTHRWRVLGAGVVLMAGADLLFRVAPFLRRSREEISGGNGWRPADLALPVALGVLSWLLQWATYHWVIVASHVAVTPALSVLALILSNVGGILRLTPGNVGVVQGAVVLALKPGGIPTPPALAAGLALQAVQVLPVLALGVLLLGRHGLRELVRRRSAEMV
- a CDS encoding polysaccharide deacetylase family protein, which codes for MLTASVLSASSAAAVVMRGMVGANSRVFGPVIGRGPRDRGVYLSFDDGPNPRATGRILRVLEQERVPATFFMVGRYVERYPELARAVAAAGCGIGNHTFTHAKLALLGPRRISEEVGRAHSAIVELTGVHPRAFRAPHGYRNPFVHRVVARYRYRVFGWTLGVWDSARPGADVIRARVRRRIRAGAILLLHDGDGYEPAGDRTQTAEALPGIIDDCREMGYELRSLDQLEAG
- a CDS encoding glycosyltransferase family 4 protein, with protein sequence MRIALVSEFYYPHLGGVTEHVHHLAGELNRAGHETVIVTARMGRPARAHDLPGSGDPPFVRRIGSSRTIYSAGSFARITTGFGLRRQLREQFRRERIDLVHVHGGLTPTLGLAAPDAAWELGLPVVATFHSWFSSSVLCRLFRRPLQRRLDQHAAAIAVSQPVVDAHARYFESDWEIIPNGVDTEFFRPDAAREPPTGDPELLFLGRLDPRNGLDTVLKALPCILQHHPAARLTIAGDGPLRPLYERLARPLGERVEFVGRVNGNRPSHYARANLYLCPTTKASFGITLLEAMACGTPILASDITGFRELVAHGTEARLVPSHRPDAWALAVLELLQDRRRLQAMGEAGRAKADRFAWPRIARQVIRLYRRVLSC
- the sulP gene encoding sulfate permease, with protein sequence MLVPKLVTTLKTYTRAQLVADVQAGLIVGVVALPLAIAFAIASGVTPDRGLYTAVIAGFLISALGGSRVQIGGPTGAFVVIVYGIVQKYGVDGLVVATLMGGVILVGFGLARLGGAIKFIPFPVVTGFTSGIALIIFSSQVKDLLGLEMAALPADFIAKWSEYARHLHTVDLTTVLVSVLTLAILVVWPRIFARVPGPLVALVVSTTVVQAFHLRVDTVGSRFGMVNAAFPHPALPHVTFAMAQALVGPAFTIAFLAGIESLLSAVVADGMIGGKHRSNMELVAQGVANIVCPLFGGIPATGAIARTATNVKNGGRTPVAGMVHAVTLLLVTLFFGRWAGLIPMAALAGILVLVSYHMSEWRTFRAEFRAPKSDLAVLLTTFLLTVLVDLTVAVEVGMLLAAFLFMRRMSEVTNISALTREFQEDGDDFDRDPNSVRRRAVPPGVEVYEINGPFFFGAAEKFKETITQVRSRPRVLIIRMRNVPAMDSTGLNALRDVVNRFRRAGTRVILSDVHAQPMVALQRSALSEEIPEDDLVGNIDDALNLARIEIGLAPEARPEFAVPTVAREELRGQPRPPT
- a CDS encoding DedA family protein; amino-acid sequence: MGLQQLIIRHGLLAVFIGSAFEGDFTLILAGVVSHLGFFPFPLAVAVGALGSFLGDSIWYVLGRFRGPRFRAGRLYRRVGPRIQRLADRFGPWQLILSRFVYGSKAASMVFWGLHDLKFRRFGPIDGIGCVLGSAVFTGLGYVVSGSATLLLGRVRRVQLWLLGAVLAGAVLVLIIHLTAKRELHLEEMEPADE
- the meaB gene encoding methylmalonyl Co-A mutase-associated GTPase MeaB, with the protein product MDPDLLLAGLATGNTAALARAISVVENGRPGFERLLAEVHRSIGRARRIGVTGPPGAGKSTLVERVVAAYRAAGLRVAVIAVDPTSPFTGGALLGDRIRMESVALDQGVYIRSMGSRGSLGGLATTTGEVADLLDAAGFDRILLETVGVGQSELDVARMVDTTILMLVPESGDGIQTLKSGVMEIADVFVVNKADRPGAEKLRQEIEVTLGIRRGNAFRGLPAHHGFQGRRTAAPVVARAPADQVWDHPVVLATATAGEGIPELLTLLDRHHEWLGATGELTVRRRRRLLDRTREVVNRATRRWIWEETRAESMITERLDEVVEGRLSPYDVATEVLEGIRQGERI
- a CDS encoding methylmalonyl-CoA mutase family protein, producing MTTWGTDLDEATARRLAQQERELERLRAEVAAWRARASGLPMRDDVDFTSVSGRVVDPVYTPLDLAPDVISATGLPGEFPYTRGIHPTMYRGRLWTMRQFAGFGTAEDTNARYKFLLERGQTGLSVAFDFPTLMGYDGDHPRAEGEVGKCGVAISSLADMETLFDGIPLDQVSVSMTINGPASMLFCFYVAAAERQGVPIHQLQGTIQNDILKEYMAQHAWIFPAEPALKIIVDLFEWAAEHTPNWNTISISGYHIREAGATAAQELAFTLANGFCYVEHGLARGLDVDAFAPRLSFFWDVHNDFLEEIAKLRAARRIWARHMRDRYGAREPRSWRMRFHCQTAGVTLTAQQPHNNVVRVAYQALAAVLGGTQSLHTNALDETLALPTEESVRIALRTQQILAYETGVANVADPLGGSYCVEALTDGLEREAEGLFAEIDAQGGVVRAIETGWFQRQIAHSSMRFQAEVEQGRRTIVGLNDFVEEAEAPVQILKVGDAAERTQRARLARLRGTRDAALVAERLSALRAAAAEDRNIIPAMLDCARAYCTLYEIRHVLEETYGSYREPVFF
- a CDS encoding HAD-IA family hydrolase, which encodes MAGSLSGPYRAILFDAGNTLLFLDYPRLAESVGKALGIPLSAAALAAAAGPATEAMEGSRAAEQERAVAFFEALFRGAGVPEDRLGELRECLAALHGERHLWSRTAVDAPSALSRLRAAGLKLGVVSNSDGRVESALEAAGLREYFDVVIDSALAGVEKPDPAIFRAALAALEVSPGEALYVGDLYEIDVLGARAAGLAAVLLLDPADTAPDGCRTFATLAALTDDLLQERVST